The nucleotide window CGATTTGTTCTGCGGCTCTATGGCGCCTTGGTTCGTGAGCTTCATTCACGTCACAACTGAATCGTACTCAGGCTTAGCGAATTAAAAGGAGGTTGGCTATGTTACACCGACAAACACACAAATCGTACATGAGTATGGACGTAACCAAAGCGGCACAAACAACCAATCGCTCGAGCGTTTGTTCCTTTGTATTAAAGTTTCTTACCATCAGCACGGTGTTAATTATGAGCTTAACCATCAAATCGGTACTCGCTTACCCAGCTTATTCTCATTCCAGTCCGCTGCCACACCGAAGCGTCATTTATTTCGCGCCAACAGAAGACTCCGTGGTCAAAGAGTTTCTTAATGAAGTCTTAGTCAACAACTGTCAACTGGACGAACGAGATGTAGTTATCATGGTTATTGCAGAGAGTGGCTACACCGTACCCACTTGGTTAGAAGAAGAGTTCAACTTAGAGGCTGTAACCAGCGTTTATGAGATCCCAAAAGGGTCAC belongs to Vibrio cyclitrophicus and includes:
- a CDS encoding DUF4174 domain-containing protein; translation: MLHRQTHKSYMSMDVTKAAQTTNRSSVCSFVLKFLTISTVLIMSLTIKSVLAYPAYSHSSPLPHRSVIYFAPTEDSVVKEFLNEVLVNNCQLDERDVVIMVIAESGYTVPTWLEEEFNLEAVTSVYEIPKGSHTAVLIGKDGKEKHRWNGKTDWQKITNIIDEMPMRQQEMQRQSSRCSI